The following are encoded together in the Populus trichocarpa isolate Nisqually-1 chromosome 5, P.trichocarpa_v4.1, whole genome shotgun sequence genome:
- the LOC7492479 gene encoding histone-lysine N-methyltransferase ASHH1 isoform X2, protein MENLWCQVGEGSSNDQWTEELPHYEHIERNDFIYRKHKKQKEEDIAICECKFNGDDPDSACGERCLNLLTSTECTPGYCPCGVYCKNQRFQKFEYAKTQLFKTEGRGWGLLADEEIKAGQFIIEYCGEVISWKEAKKRSQVYENQGLKDAFIISLNSTESIDATKKGSLARFINHSCQPNCETRKWTVLGEIRVGIFAKQNISIGTELAYDYNFEWYGGAKVRCLCGAVNCSGFLGAKSRGFQEDTYLWEDDDDRYSIEKIPLYDSAEDEPSSKFLKIANSDSEYDIGGKIEYSTVMNFDVESDKPLESTVLSVQPLDSFPMEGVVMNAVKAEANEEMALYSQGTPQSFAPKNAMISRIRSNSACRNYHIGSGPVPKKRSKQYSTGKLKHLMQKQVDAKRVTKLLAVKEAQEEVLTYEEMKNDAASELSLLYNEIRPVIEEHERDSQDSVPTTVAEKWIQVCCTKLKAEFDLYSSIIKNIACTPQRTLEQARPSEEPGNDNEVKFLGY, encoded by the exons ATGGAGAATCTGTGGTGCCAAGTGGGCGAAGGAAGCAGTAAT GATCAATGGACCGAAGAGCTGCCACATTATGAGCATATTGAACGGAATGATTTTATATATCGAAA ACATAAGAAACAGAAGGAAGAAGACATTGCCATCTGTGAATGCAAGTTTAATGGCGATGATCCTGACAGTGCTTGTGGGGAGAGGTGCCTGAATTTATTAACAAGCACAGAGTGCACGCCTGGATATTGCCCTTGTGGTGTCTATTGCAAGAATCAG AGATTTCAGAAGTTTGAGTATGCCAAAACACAGTTGTTTAAAACCGAGGGCCGCGGGTGGGGTCTTCTTGCTGATGAGGAGATAAAG GCAGGACAATTTATTATTGAGTACTGTGGAGAGGTAATATCCTGGaaagaagcaaagaaaagatcCCAAGTTTATGAAAATCAAG GACTCAAAGATGCATTTATCATTTCACTGAATTCCACTGAATCTATCGACGCCACTAAAAAGGGAAGCCTTGCGAGGTTTATAAATCATTCATG ccAACCAAATTGTGAGACAAGAAAGTGGACAGTTTTGGGGGAAATAAGGGTTGGAATATTTGCGAAGCAAAACATTTCTATTGGAACGGAACTGGCAtatgattataattttgaatggtACGGTGGTGCCAAAGTTCGCTGCCTCTGTGGTGCAGTCAACTGTTCTGGGTTTCTTGGGGCAAAGTCTCGTGGTTTCCAG GAAGATACTTATCTCTGGGAAGATGACGATGACAG gtattcaattgaaaaaattccACTATATGATTCTGCAGAAGATGAACCTTCCTCCAAGTTCCTCAAAATTGCAAACTCCGATTCTGAATATGATATTGGTGGGAAAATTGAATATTCCACAGTGATGAATTTTGATGTGGAATCTGACAAACCCTTGGAATCCACTGTTCTTAGTGTTCAACCGCTTGATTCTTTTCCAATGGAGGGTGTGGTTATGAATGCAGTAAAAGCTGAAGCTAATGAAGAGATGGCATTATATTCCCAAGGTACACCACAATCATTTGCACCAAAGAATGCAATGATATCTCGCATCCGAAGTAATAGTGCATGCCGGAATTATCACATTGGATCAGGGCCCGTGCCGAAGAAACGATCAAAGCAATATTCTACAGGAAAGTTGAAACATCTGATGCAAAAGCAAGTTGATGCAAAGCGTGTTACTAAACTCTTGGCAGTGAAAGAAGCTCAAGAGGAAGTGCTCACTTATGAG GAAATGAAAAACGATGCAGCCTCTGAACTTTCTTTGTTGTACAATGAAATAAGACCCGTGATTGAAGAGCATGAGAGGGATAGCCAAGACAGTGTACCTACCACTGTTGCTGAGAAGTGGATACAGGTATGCTGCACGAAATTGAAGGCAGAATTTGACCTTTATTCCTCCATTATCAAGAATATTGCTTGCACTCCACAAAGGACACTTGAACAAGCACGGCCTTCTGAAGAACCTGGTAATGATAATGAAGTCAAGTTTCTAGGATACTGA
- the LOC7492479 gene encoding histone-lysine N-methyltransferase ASHH1 isoform X1 has translation MALTVLFLFLCWILDFQSILLDQWTEELPHYEHIERNDFIYRKHKKQKEEDIAICECKFNGDDPDSACGERCLNLLTSTECTPGYCPCGVYCKNQRFQKFEYAKTQLFKTEGRGWGLLADEEIKAGQFIIEYCGEVISWKEAKKRSQVYENQGLKDAFIISLNSTESIDATKKGSLARFINHSCQPNCETRKWTVLGEIRVGIFAKQNISIGTELAYDYNFEWYGGAKVRCLCGAVNCSGFLGAKSRGFQEDTYLWEDDDDRYSIEKIPLYDSAEDEPSSKFLKIANSDSEYDIGGKIEYSTVMNFDVESDKPLESTVLSVQPLDSFPMEGVVMNAVKAEANEEMALYSQGTPQSFAPKNAMISRIRSNSACRNYHIGSGPVPKKRSKQYSTGKLKHLMQKQVDAKRVTKLLAVKEAQEEVLTYEEMKNDAASELSLLYNEIRPVIEEHERDSQDSVPTTVAEKWIQVCCTKLKAEFDLYSSIIKNIACTPQRTLEQARPSEEPGNDNEVKFLGY, from the exons ATGGCATtaactgttttgtttttatttctgtgCTGGATTTTGGATTTCCAGAGCATATTATTA GATCAATGGACCGAAGAGCTGCCACATTATGAGCATATTGAACGGAATGATTTTATATATCGAAA ACATAAGAAACAGAAGGAAGAAGACATTGCCATCTGTGAATGCAAGTTTAATGGCGATGATCCTGACAGTGCTTGTGGGGAGAGGTGCCTGAATTTATTAACAAGCACAGAGTGCACGCCTGGATATTGCCCTTGTGGTGTCTATTGCAAGAATCAG AGATTTCAGAAGTTTGAGTATGCCAAAACACAGTTGTTTAAAACCGAGGGCCGCGGGTGGGGTCTTCTTGCTGATGAGGAGATAAAG GCAGGACAATTTATTATTGAGTACTGTGGAGAGGTAATATCCTGGaaagaagcaaagaaaagatcCCAAGTTTATGAAAATCAAG GACTCAAAGATGCATTTATCATTTCACTGAATTCCACTGAATCTATCGACGCCACTAAAAAGGGAAGCCTTGCGAGGTTTATAAATCATTCATG ccAACCAAATTGTGAGACAAGAAAGTGGACAGTTTTGGGGGAAATAAGGGTTGGAATATTTGCGAAGCAAAACATTTCTATTGGAACGGAACTGGCAtatgattataattttgaatggtACGGTGGTGCCAAAGTTCGCTGCCTCTGTGGTGCAGTCAACTGTTCTGGGTTTCTTGGGGCAAAGTCTCGTGGTTTCCAG GAAGATACTTATCTCTGGGAAGATGACGATGACAG gtattcaattgaaaaaattccACTATATGATTCTGCAGAAGATGAACCTTCCTCCAAGTTCCTCAAAATTGCAAACTCCGATTCTGAATATGATATTGGTGGGAAAATTGAATATTCCACAGTGATGAATTTTGATGTGGAATCTGACAAACCCTTGGAATCCACTGTTCTTAGTGTTCAACCGCTTGATTCTTTTCCAATGGAGGGTGTGGTTATGAATGCAGTAAAAGCTGAAGCTAATGAAGAGATGGCATTATATTCCCAAGGTACACCACAATCATTTGCACCAAAGAATGCAATGATATCTCGCATCCGAAGTAATAGTGCATGCCGGAATTATCACATTGGATCAGGGCCCGTGCCGAAGAAACGATCAAAGCAATATTCTACAGGAAAGTTGAAACATCTGATGCAAAAGCAAGTTGATGCAAAGCGTGTTACTAAACTCTTGGCAGTGAAAGAAGCTCAAGAGGAAGTGCTCACTTATGAG GAAATGAAAAACGATGCAGCCTCTGAACTTTCTTTGTTGTACAATGAAATAAGACCCGTGATTGAAGAGCATGAGAGGGATAGCCAAGACAGTGTACCTACCACTGTTGCTGAGAAGTGGATACAGGTATGCTGCACGAAATTGAAGGCAGAATTTGACCTTTATTCCTCCATTATCAAGAATATTGCTTGCACTCCACAAAGGACACTTGAACAAGCACGGCCTTCTGAAGAACCTGGTAATGATAATGAAGTCAAGTTTCTAGGATACTGA
- the LOC7469239 gene encoding probable serine/threonine-protein kinase At1g01540 translates to MDPALIAAAASAAGSVLFLIIILAFIVFVCKSTKDYDYGRRLRHHQTRTVTNPELSPVTMDETASYDPTINHISMEELKVSTKNFSTDLIIGDGSFGLVYKAALYNGSTVAIKKLDPDAFQGFREFRAEMETLGQLRHGNIVKILGYCVSGRDRVLILEFVERGSLDQWIHDTSSTDNDHFDKFPLPWETRIKIVMGVANGLAYLHGLDTPIIHRDIKASNVLLDASFQAHISDFGLARRIEALRSHVSTQVAGTFGYMPPEYKDGFIGATVQADVYSFGILMFEIATAERPDLPKVVEKKEVGFIEWVKKMLGQDRHMEMLDCNMPKEGLSGDDQVKEYFRIASLCTEEFMGDRPAMSEVVDLLKKLS, encoded by the coding sequence atgGACCCCGCTCTCATAGCCGCAGCCGCATCCGCCGCTGGCAGCGTCCTCTTCCTAATAATTATCTTGGCTTTCATAGTCTTCGTCTGCAAGTCAACCAAAGACTACGACTATGGACGCCGCCTCCGCCACCATCAGACCAGAACCGTAACAAACCCGGAGCTCTCCCCCGTAACAATGGACGAAACCGCCTCTTATGACCCGACTATAAACCACATCTCCATGGAAGAGCTAAAAGTCTCCACCAAGAACTTCTCCACCGATTTAATCATCGGCGATGGCAGTTTCGGCTTGGTTTATAAAGCTGCACTCTACAACGGCTCCACGGTTGCTATTAAAAAGCTTGACCCGGACGCTTTTCAAGGTTTTCGTGAGTTTCGCGCCGAGATGGAGACTCTAGGTCAGTTACGCCATGGAAATATTGTCAAGATTCTCGGGTATTGTGTTTCGGGCCGGGACCGGGTTTTAATTCTGGAGTTCGTTGAAAGAGGGAGTCTTGACCAGTGGATTCACGACACATCATCAACGGATAACGATCACTTTGATAAGTTCCCATTACCCTGGGAGACGAGGATCAAGATAGTTATGGGCGTGGCCAATGGGCTTGCTTATTTGCATGGGCTTGATACTCCCATTATTCATAGGGATATTAAGGCTAGTAACGTTTTGTTGGACGCGAGCTTTCAGGCCCATATCTCTGATTTTGGGCTTGCCCGTAGAATCGAGGCGTTGCGCTCGCATGTGTCCACGCAGGTTGCGGGGACTTTTGGGTACATGCCACCGGAGTATAAAGACGGTTTCATCGGAGCGACGGTGCAGGCAGACGTTTACAGTTTTGGGATTTTGATGTTTGAGATTGCGACCGCAGAGAGGCCGGATTTGCCTAAGGTGGTGGAGAAGAAAGAGGTGGGGTTTATTGAATGGGTTAAGAAGATGTTGGGGCAAGATCGTCATATGGAGATGTTGGATTGTAATATGCCGAAGGAGGGTTTGAGTGGAGATGATCAAGTTAAGGAATATTTTAGGATTGCTTCTTTGTGCACAGAGGAGTTTATGGGAGATAGGCCCGCCATGAGTGAAGTTGTGGATTTGTTGAAAAAACTTTCATAG